Proteins from a single region of Companilactobacillus farciminis KCTC 3681 = DSM 20184:
- the cls gene encoding cardiolipin synthase, whose translation MIDIWIIWLILIILLVNTISALITVFHRPRNIVTTWAWILVLVLLPIVGFLIYAFLGRGIAQEKIFNISRQEHYSLSQLKKMAIAAQKRPQNASRYDETRYADHIISFFNETEEAPLTRHNEIELFFDGQEKFKNMFEDIKKAKETVHVEYYAFIKSNIGDQFLDLLTQKAKEGLEVRILYDPWGSGGTKPKYFKKFQAAGGEVLPFITSKNVIAKTRLNYHLHRKIVVIDGTIGWIGGFNVGDQYVNTTEKFGYWRDTHSRIFGAATLLLQERFFRDWNASLDRSAEPLEFLEKYFPSDKFNTDANLPIQIISDGPDNREEILKDGFIDMIVSAKKSVWIQSPYLVPDDAMFTALTIAARSGVDVRIMIPCMPDHPFIYRATQYYANLLTTYGIKIYSYQKGFLHAKTSVFDDKICSVGSMNHDFRSYSLNFEANAFIYDAKVAHQITRSIKKDMDDSILLTPEIIKEQGMWLHFKQRFSRLLSPIL comes from the coding sequence ATGATTGATATTTGGATCATTTGGCTAATTCTCATTATCTTACTAGTCAATACAATTTCAGCACTGATCACTGTCTTCCACAGGCCTCGTAATATCGTTACTACTTGGGCTTGGATTTTAGTTCTCGTGTTATTACCAATTGTCGGATTCCTTATATATGCTTTCTTGGGTCGTGGGATTGCTCAAGAAAAAATCTTCAATATTAGCCGACAAGAACATTACAGTTTAAGCCAACTAAAGAAAATGGCCATAGCTGCTCAAAAGCGTCCTCAAAACGCCTCTCGTTACGATGAGACGCGTTATGCCGACCATATAATAAGCTTCTTCAATGAGACCGAAGAAGCGCCACTAACGCGTCACAATGAGATTGAGCTATTCTTTGATGGGCAAGAAAAGTTCAAAAACATGTTTGAAGATATCAAAAAAGCCAAAGAAACTGTTCACGTGGAATACTACGCTTTTATCAAGAGTAATATCGGTGATCAGTTCTTAGACTTATTAACTCAAAAAGCCAAAGAAGGTCTCGAAGTCAGAATCCTTTATGATCCATGGGGTTCTGGTGGAACTAAGCCTAAATACTTCAAGAAATTCCAAGCCGCTGGTGGTGAAGTTTTACCATTTATCACCTCTAAAAATGTGATTGCTAAAACTCGTTTGAACTATCACTTGCACAGAAAAATCGTTGTTATCGATGGTACAATTGGTTGGATCGGTGGATTCAACGTTGGTGATCAATACGTCAACACTACTGAGAAATTCGGTTATTGGCGTGATACCCATTCAAGAATCTTCGGTGCCGCTACATTGTTGTTACAAGAGCGTTTCTTCCGTGACTGGAATGCTTCTCTAGACCGCAGTGCTGAACCGTTAGAGTTCTTGGAAAAATACTTCCCATCTGATAAATTCAATACCGATGCTAACTTACCTATCCAAATCATTTCTGACGGGCCAGATAACCGTGAAGAAATCCTAAAAGATGGTTTCATCGATATGATTGTCAGTGCCAAGAAGAGTGTCTGGATTCAATCACCTTACTTAGTACCTGACGATGCTATGTTCACTGCCCTAACGATTGCTGCAAGGTCTGGGGTCGACGTCAGGATCATGATTCCATGTATGCCTGATCACCCATTTATCTATCGTGCAACTCAATATTATGCTAATTTACTAACGACTTACGGAATCAAAATTTATAGTTATCAAAAAGGTTTCTTACATGCCAAAACATCTGTCTTTGATGATAAAATATGTTCTGTAGGTTCAATGAATCACGACTTCAGAAGTTACTCACTGAACTTTGAAGCTAACGCCTTTATTTACGATGCCAAAGTCGCACATCAAATTACTCGTTCCATCAAAAAAGATATGGATGACTCAATTCTTTTGACACCAGAAATTATCAAAGAACAAGGTATGTGGCTCCACTTTAAACAAAGATTTTCACGACTCTTATCACCAATTCTGTAG
- a CDS encoding Fic family protein codes for MDNTRLARFITSLGSLNGYGSTVAQTKRALDIGSSKPLNQNNDDVAIFEDALSGIKAIKKIGFNVDGIIAINKSFDSPSEEEPDLPGHLRNEYYNSDDAIAIATAPNSSVNDYYRPPAVVTRQDLQEIVEIFNKSNKSEKDAWKVFASLAKLQPFQDGNKRTALIAANAAFDTWEDENYLTLPFNDLDRAEFTISLMRYYKADDSTQEERAFEHMLSLLPTDKERTAHLKAPLTDAEKQAQSISPTIKVKEEFRSDKK; via the coding sequence ATGGATAACACTAGATTGGCAAGATTCATCACTTCTTTAGGAAGCTTGAATGGTTATGGCAGTACAGTTGCACAAACTAAACGAGCCTTGGACATTGGTTCTAGTAAACCCTTGAATCAAAATAATGATGATGTGGCAATCTTTGAGGATGCGTTGTCTGGCATCAAGGCTATCAAAAAAATAGGTTTTAACGTTGATGGAATCATTGCCATTAATAAAAGTTTTGATTCACCCTCTGAAGAAGAACCTGATTTGCCCGGTCATTTAAGAAATGAATACTACAATTCAGACGATGCCATTGCGATTGCGACTGCCCCTAATTCTTCAGTAAACGATTATTACAGACCACCAGCAGTAGTTACTCGTCAAGATCTACAAGAAATCGTGGAGATTTTTAATAAATCTAATAAATCAGAAAAAGATGCTTGGAAAGTATTTGCTAGTTTAGCTAAATTGCAACCCTTCCAGGATGGTAATAAGAGAACGGCTTTAATTGCAGCAAATGCTGCCTTTGATACTTGGGAAGACGAGAATTATTTGACTTTGCCATTCAACGATTTGGATCGAGCTGAATTTACAATTTCTTTGATGAGATATTATAAGGCTGACGATTCTACTCAAGAAGAAAGAGCTTTTGAACATATGCTTAGTTTGTTACCTACTGATAAAGAAAGAACTGCGCATTTGAAAGCACCATTAACAGATGCTGAAAAGCAAGCCCAATCTATATCTCCAACTATCAAAGTTAAAGAAGAATTTAGATCTGATAAAAAATAG
- a CDS encoding sulfite exporter TauE/SafE family protein, whose amino-acid sequence MTYFIVVLIALFGALMRTVFGFGEALVTMPLLALIAFDLQTSTALIGALGLIVAVPVALKYRQHIDLATLKRLVIGSILGIPVGILIIKLGSPQIIMKVLGSFIVIYGVYNLYALKRQKTSNLKINDKYDYLAGIVSGILGASFNSHGVPIVVYGTAKKWDADKLRGILQGHFVCVGSLVVLSQLASGMWNIEVVKLLAMVIPLLLIVIPLGNWINSKIDSQHFTKYVYMVLIIFGLILLLKR is encoded by the coding sequence ATGACTTACTTTATCGTAGTTTTAATCGCCTTATTTGGAGCTTTGATGCGGACTGTTTTTGGATTCGGTGAAGCTCTAGTTACCATGCCGTTACTAGCTTTGATAGCCTTTGACTTACAAACTTCAACTGCTTTGATTGGAGCCTTAGGTTTGATCGTAGCAGTTCCAGTAGCTTTGAAATATCGCCAACACATCGATTTAGCAACTCTCAAACGACTAGTTATCGGTTCAATTTTGGGAATTCCCGTTGGTATTTTGATTATCAAGCTCGGTTCTCCACAAATCATCATGAAAGTATTAGGGAGTTTTATCGTAATTTATGGTGTATACAATCTCTATGCTTTAAAACGTCAAAAGACTTCTAATTTAAAAATTAATGATAAATACGATTATCTAGCTGGAATCGTTTCGGGAATTTTGGGTGCTTCATTTAACAGCCACGGCGTTCCCATCGTTGTCTACGGTACAGCTAAAAAATGGGACGCTGACAAATTACGTGGCATCTTACAAGGGCATTTCGTCTGCGTCGGTAGTTTGGTCGTTTTGAGTCAATTAGCTTCTGGTATGTGGAATATTGAAGTTGTCAAATTGCTCGCAATGGTCATCCCTTTATTGTTAATCGTGATACCACTAGGAAATTGGATCAATTCAAAAATCGACAGCCAGCATTTTACTAAGTACGTTTACATGGTCTTGATTATTTTTGGATTAATTTTATTGCTAAAACGTTGA
- a CDS encoding endonuclease III domain-containing protein, whose product MYTQIDIYELLNLLTKKLGPQNWWPAEKTEEMLSGMILIQNTNSKNVAKSLDNLKKATDFEADKILQLSAADLEQLIQPSGFFHNKAIYLRSLLTAYVNDFDEWEKLPTNLLRKKLLALKGIGNETADVLLLYYFHRPVFVADNYAMKLFTQLHTFTKRPTYMQLKNAVQKDFKMDSKQAEELHALIDEFGKLKSDYFRDYQLLLPGLTTYNSVKE is encoded by the coding sequence TTGTACACACAAATTGATATTTATGAACTACTAAACTTACTGACTAAAAAGCTCGGACCACAAAACTGGTGGCCAGCTGAAAAAACTGAAGAAATGCTTTCGGGAATGATTTTGATCCAAAATACTAACTCAAAGAACGTCGCTAAATCATTAGATAACCTCAAAAAAGCAACTGACTTTGAAGCTGACAAAATTTTGCAATTATCCGCTGCTGACTTAGAACAATTAATTCAACCTAGTGGGTTCTTCCACAATAAGGCTATCTACTTACGTTCACTCTTAACTGCCTACGTGAATGATTTCGACGAATGGGAAAAACTTCCCACCAATCTTCTTCGCAAAAAACTACTCGCTCTCAAAGGTATCGGCAACGAAACAGCTGACGTGTTACTGCTCTACTACTTCCATCGCCCTGTCTTTGTAGCCGACAACTACGCCATGAAACTCTTCACTCAACTGCATACTTTTACAAAACGGCCCACTTACATGCAGCTTAAAAATGCCGTTCAAAAGGACTTCAAAATGGATTCTAAACAAGCTGAAGAATTGCACGCTTTAATCGATGAATTCGGCAAACTCAAGAGTGACTATTTTCGTGATTATCAACTATTATTGCCAGGTTTAACGACCTATAATTCCGTAAAAGAATAG
- a CDS encoding TetR/AcrR family transcriptional regulator, producing the protein MTNNLKRKKDKRQTILNAATKVFLEKGYKKTSIANIAKEAQSSQVTLYKYFPSKVALGREVIIKLIVDGYSEYDKLLDDDSLSFVEKMKTMMNSGSSLADDINDDFAMFLQREFSSQNGDNSVVKVYNQYKRNFWFKLLDQGRQEGILSDEVTNEGAMIFLDLFVNYSMNAGENAVVALKNHEKDIIHLFFYGIIGR; encoded by the coding sequence ATGACTAATAATTTAAAACGTAAAAAAGATAAAAGACAGACAATTTTAAATGCAGCAACCAAAGTATTTTTGGAAAAAGGCTATAAAAAAACCTCCATAGCAAATATTGCTAAAGAGGCACAGTCTTCTCAAGTGACGTTGTATAAGTATTTTCCTAGTAAAGTAGCTTTAGGACGAGAAGTTATTATTAAATTAATTGTTGACGGTTATTCAGAATATGACAAATTGTTGGATGATGACTCACTGTCATTTGTCGAAAAGATGAAAACAATGATGAATAGTGGTTCGAGTTTAGCTGATGACATCAATGATGATTTTGCGATGTTTTTACAGCGAGAATTCAGTAGTCAAAATGGTGATAACAGTGTTGTAAAAGTCTATAACCAATACAAACGTAATTTCTGGTTTAAGTTGTTGGATCAAGGACGCCAAGAAGGGATTTTGAGTGACGAGGTAACTAATGAGGGTGCAATGATTTTCTTGGATCTGTTTGTTAATTATTCAATGAATGCTGGTGAAAATGCTGTCGTAGCCTTAAAAAATCACGAAAAGGACATCATCCACCTATTCTTTTACGGAATTATAGGTCGTTAA